A window of Rhododendron vialii isolate Sample 1 chromosome 11a, ASM3025357v1 contains these coding sequences:
- the LOC131308887 gene encoding copper-transporting ATPase PAA1, chloroplastic: MESTFSATTSTLLTMSKTLTPTPNPFFLYRLHRHFSATRPAPQRLRSQLVSLGLARLLTSEFQRSRAFNAVSCSSNSLRRLSRLDCVASSAASFESSAGGGGGGGGGIGGSGGGGGDGASDGREGKPDSVAVGAEEVSALSPDVIILDVGGMTCGGCAASVKRILESQPQVSSASVNLATETAIVWPVSEAKVVPNWQKCIGETLAKQLTSCGFKSNLRDSGNDNFLEVFERKMDEKRKQLKESGRGLAVSWALCAVCLLGHVSHLFGANASWIHAFHSTGFHLSLSLLTLLGPGRQLITDGLKSLIRGGPNMNTLVGLGALSSFAVSSLAALIPQLGWKSFFEEPIMLIAFVLLGRNLEQRAKIKATSDMTGLLSILPSKARLVVKGDSEEFSSTVEVPCNSLSIGDQIVILPGDRVPADGIVRAGRSAIDESSFTGEPLPVTKLPGAEVAAGTINLNGMLTVEVQRPGGETSMGDIVRLVEEAQSREAPVQRLADKVAGHFTYGVMALSAATFLFWNLFGPQVLPGCLQGSPVSLALQLSCSVLVVACPCALGLATPTAVLVGTSLGATRGLLLRGGNVLEKFAMVDTVVFDKTGTLTIGRPVVTKVVTRACGSENAQLSEEEVLKLAAGVESNTIHPIGKAIVEAARAANCKNVKVVDGTFMEEPGSGALATIENKKVSVGTVDWVQRHGVGQNSFQEVEELKNQSVVYVGVDDTLAGLIYFEDQIREDAKHVIESLSKLGVNLYMLSGDKRTTAEYVASAVGIPKEKVLCGVKPEEKKKFIRKLQEDKKIVAMVGDGINDAAALASSHVGVAMGGGVGAASEVSSIVLMGNRLSQLLDALELSRLTMKTVKQNLWWAFGYNMVGIPIAAGMLLPVTGTMLTPSIAGALMGLSSIGVMTNSLLLRLRFASKQQKNYTDLLSIKAGSDSDLLADQKDKLKHPYVAAR; this comes from the exons ATGGAATCGACCTTTTCTGCTACAACATCAACGCTCTTAACAATGTCGAAAACCCTAACTCCCACGCCCAACCCCTTCTTCCTCTACCGACTCCACCGCCACTTCTCGGCGACTCGCCCCGCTCCCCAACGCCTCCGGAGCCAACTCGTTTCTCTCGGACTCGCACGACTCTTGACCAGCGAGTTTCAAAGATCCAGGGCGTTTAATGCGGTCTCTTGTTCGTCGAATTCGCTCAGGCGTTTGTCTCGCTTGGATTGCGTTGCGAGTTCTGCTGCTTCGTTTGAGTCCTCCgctggcggcggcggcggcggcgggggAGGGATTGGAGGAAGTGGCGGAGGCGGCGGCGATGGGGCGTCGGACGGCCGGGAAGGAAAGCCGGACTCGGTTGCGGTGGGGGCTGAAGAGGTGTCGGCTTTGTCGCCTGATGTGATAATTCTTGACGTCGGA ggtATGACATGCGGGGGATGTGCAGCAAGTGTGAAGAGAATTTTGGAAAGCCAG CCACAAGTTTCTTCTGCTAGTGTTAATCTTGCTACGGAGACAGCAATTGTATGGCCTGTATCTGAGGCCAAGGTTGTACCAAACTGGCAAAAGTGCATAGGAGAGACCCTTGCAAAGCAGTTGACGAGTTGTGGGTTTAAGTCAAATCTTCGAG ATTCTGGGAATGATAACTTCTTGGAAGTATTTGAAAGGAAGATGGATGAAAAGCGTAAGCAGTTGAAAGAAAGTG GTCGTGGGCTTGCTGTCTCTTGGGCTTTATGTGCTGTATGCCTCCTTGGCCATGTCTCTCATCTATTTGGAGCGAATGCTTCATGGATTCACGCCTTCCATTCAACAGGATTCCATCTTTCTTTATCATTGCTAACATTGCTTGGTCCTGGACGACAACTCATTACTGATGGTCTGAAAAGCCTTATTAGGGGAGGTCCAAACATGAATACCTTAGTTGGTCTTGGTGCTTTATCATCTTTTGCAGTCAGCTCATTAGCTGCCTTAATTCCCCAACTG GGCTGGAAATCATTTTTTGAGGAGCCCATCATGTTGATAGCATTTGTCTTGCTGGGGAGGAATCTTGAGCAGAGGGCTAAAATTAAAGCCACCAGTGACATGACAGGCTTGTTAAGTATTTTACCATCTAAAGCTCGTCTTGTGGTCAAGGGTGATTCAGAAGAGTTTAGCTCAACTGTTGAAGTTCCTTGTAACAGTCTCTCCATTGGAGATCAAATTGTTATACTGCCTGGA GACCGTGTTCCAGCTGATGGAATTGTTAGAGCTGGTAGAAGTGCAATTGATGAGTCAAGTTTTACGGGGGAGCCTCTGCCTGTGACCAAACTACCAGGG GCTGAAGTTGCAGCAGGAACTATAAACCTTAATGGGATGCTCACTGTTGAAGTACAAAGACCAGGTGGCGAGACTTCCATGGGTGACATTGTTCGCTTGGTCGAAGAAGCTCAGAGTAGAGAAGCTCCTGTACAGCGTTTGGCTGATAAG GTGGCTGGGCACTTCACTTATGGAGTCATGGCACTCTCTGCTGCCACTTTTTTGTTCTGGAACCTTTTTGGTCCTCAAGTTCTACCAGGTTGTCTTCAAGGAAGTCCAGTTTCATTGGCGCTACAGCTGTCCTGCAGTGTTCTG GTTGTCGCTTGTCCATGCGCACTTGGCCTAGCAACACCTACTGCTGTGCTG GTTGGAACTTCACTAGGGGCTACAAGGGGTCTGCTTTTGCGTGGTGGAAATGTCTTGGAGAAATTTGCAATGGTGGATACTGTAGTATTTGACAAAACAGGGACATTGACAATTGGCAGACCTGTTGTGACAAAGGTTGTTACCCGGGCATGTGGCAGTGAAAATGCACA ATTGTCGGAAGAGGAGGTTCTAAAGTTGGCAGCTGGAGTTGAATCAAATACTATTCATCCAATTGGGAAAGCAATTGTGGAAGCCGCCCGGGCTGCTAACTGTAAGAACGTGAAG GTGGTTGATGGAACATTCATGGAGGAACCTGGATCTGGTGCTTTAGCAACTATTGAGAATAAAAAGGTATCTGTTGGGACAGTTGATTGGGTTCAAAG GCATGGAGTTGGTCAGAATTCATTTCAAGAAGTGGAGGAGCTTAAGAATCAATCAGTTGTCTATGTGGGAGTAGATGATACACTAGCTGGGCTTATTTACTTTGAGGATCAGATCAGAGAAGATGCTAAACATGTTATTGAATCCTTGAGTAAGCTTGGTgtcaatctctatatgcttTCTGGGGACAAAAGGACTACTGCAGAATATGTTGCGTCTGCAGTTGGAATCCCGAAGGAAAAG GTCCTATGTGGAGTAAAACCAgaggaaaagaagaagttcATAAGGAAACTTCAAGAGGATAAAAAAATAGTGGCTATGGTTGGTGATGGAATCAATGATGCTGCAGCCTTAGCTTCTTCACATGTAGGAGTTGCCATGGGTGGAGGTGTAGGAGCTGCTAGTGAGGTGTCTTCTATTGTGTTGATGGGCAACAGATTGTCCCAG TTGCTTGATGCCCTGGAGCTTAGTAGACTAACCATGAAGACTGTGAAGCAAAATCTGTGGTGGGCCTTTGGGTATAACATG
- the LOC131308890 gene encoding sugar transport protein 5-like has translation MDQDKVENGHVSDSAEGSLTTSVLIICVIAASAGLMFGYDIGVSGGVTSMEPFLKKFFPSVLKKMADNHTTQQDVYCTFNSQVLTAFTSSLYVAGLVASLAAGLVMNSTGRKGTLVISGILFLVGSALDASAINVEMLIFGRLFLGIGIGFANQAAPIYLSEMAPPKWRGTLATAFQFFLTFGNVMATLVNFFAAGLKESGWRVSLGFGAVPAAIMTVGALFIPDTPGSLVQRGKIHKARESLSQVRGIDSDNEAELNDIMSSNEAAKASHEGPYTLILHQRYRPHLVLTVAVGLFQQLTGINLVAFYAPVLFRTFGWSGSSALLGAILLGMVNCGSTLVSTYLVDRAGRRFLYLEGGIQVCISQVAIACIIASEVGDSGTAALSNTGAVAILVLMCSIGAAFGWSWGPLTWIIPSEILPLEVRPAGQAICIASNFALTFVLAQISLAMFCHLKYGVFLLFAAVVMIMTVFLALFLPETKGIRPGSMGEVWKNHWYWRRFVEQMSIGDDHLST, from the exons ATGGATCAAGACAAGGTAGAGAATGGCCATGTTTCTGATAGCGCTGAAGGAAGTTTGACAACTTCAGTTCTCATCATTTGCGTGATTGCAGCCTCGGCTGGGTTAATGTTTGGCTATGATATTGGTGTTTCCG GGGGAGTGACGTCAATGGAACCGTTTCTGAAGAAGTTCTTCCCGTCGGTGCTGAAGAAGATGGCCGATAATCACACCACACAACAAGACGTGTATTGCACATTCAATAGTCAAGTCCTGACGGCGTTTACCTCCTCATTGTACGTAGCCGGTCTGGTGGCATCTTTAGCCGCTGGCCTCGTCATGAACAGCACGGGGCGCAAAGGGACTTTGGTTATTTCGGGCATCTTATTCTTAGTGGGCTCCGCCCTTGATGCTTCTGCCATCAACGTTGAAATGCTCATTTTCGGACGCCTTTTTCTTGGAATCGGAATTGGTTTCGCCAATCAG GCGGCTCCGATCTATCTCTCAGAAATGGCTCCACCAAAATGGCGCGGCACCTTGGCCACAGCCTTCCAGTTCTTCCTCACTTTCGGCAACGTTATGGCCACTCTAGTTAACTTTTTCGCAGCTGGGCTCAAGGAGTCCGGCTGGCGCGTGTCCCTAGGCTTCGGTGCAGTACCCGCCGCCATCATGACAGTTGGCGCGCTCTTCATCCCCGACACCCCTGGTAGCCTTGTCCAACGCGGCAAAATTCATAAAGCCCGAGAATCTCTCAGCCAAGTCCGAGGGATTGACTCCGACAACGAAGCCGAGCTGAACGACATCATGAGCTCCAACGAGGCAGCAAAAGCCAGTCATGAGGGGCCGTATACGCTGATACTTCATCAGCGTTATCGGCCCCACCTCGTGCTGACCGTAGCGGTAGGGTTGTTCCAGCAGCTCACGGGGATCAACCTGGTGGCCTTTTACGCGCCGGTCCTGTTTCGGACGTTCGGCTGGAGTGGCAGCTCGGCTTTGCTCGGAGCCATCTTACTTGGCATGGTTAATTGTGGCTCTACCCTCGTTTCAACGTATTTGGTCGATAGAGCTGGTCGAAGGTTTCTTTACTTGGAAGGTGGGATCCAAGTTTGCATATCTCAG GTGGCCATTGCATGCATAATAGCATCCGAAGTCGGCGATTCTGGCACCGCCGCACTCTCCAACACCGGAGCTGTAGCCATACTAGTCCTCATGTGCAGCATTGGCGCGGCGTTCGGGTGGTCATGGGGCCCTCTCACTTGGATCATTCCAAGCGAGATACTGCCTCTAGAAGTCCGGCCAGCTGGACAGGCTATCTGCATCGCCTCCAACTTCGCCCTCACGTTTGTTCTTGCCCAGATATCCCTGGCCATGTTCTGCCACCTCAAGTACGGCGTGTTCTTGCTCTTTGCTGCGGTGGTTATGATCATGACTGTTTTCTTGGCTCTGTTTCTGCCCGAGACGAAAGGGATTCGACCGGGATCCATGGGAGAAGTCTGGAAGAACCACTGGTATTGGCGTCGATTCGTTGAACAGATGTCCATTGGGGATGATCACTTATCAACGTAG